From the Alphaproteobacteria bacterium genome, the window CGCCAGCACTTCGTGCCCCGGGGAGCGATTTATCTCACCACCGTGGGCTACGGCACGGGCGCGCTGCTGGGCCGTGGCGTGAAGCGCGTGGTCGACGTCCATTGGCTCGAGGAACTGGGCCTGGCCCAGGCGCTCTGGGTGCTGGAGGTGGAGAATTTTGGCCCCTTCCTGGTCGAAAGCGACCTTCAGGGCAATAGCCTGCTCGAAGCCGCCGGTGAGAGCGTCAACCAGCGCCTCGAGCAGCTTTACGCCGGTCTCAAGCCGCCGGCGCTGGGGCGCTACGGCGAAACCACCTCGCGCGACGACGAGGTAATCTAGGATTTGCCCATGACCGCCGAGCCCACAGAACCCATTGCCGCCGAACTTCTGGGCCATGCGACGCTCGAACCCGGCGGCCGTTTCGAGGCCGGCTGCCATGCCTCGTTCAGCCTGACCTACACGGCCGGCTACTACGGCATCGACGACAGCGGCAGCCTGCGCATCTGCTTTCGTTTCGCGGCCGACCACTCCAGGCCCCAGTTCGACGATCCCCAGGCGCCCGGCTACACAACCATTTCCGCCAGCAACAACGCCGTGCTGGAATACCGCTACGATCCCAAGGGCAACGTGCGGCCCTGGGACCGCACCGTCTACATCAAGGTGGTGCACGGGTTCTTGCAGGAAGGCGACAGCATTACCGTGCGCTTTGGCGACCAGAGCCAGGGCTCGCCGGGCATGCGGCTGCAAACCTTCTGCGAGGAAACCTACGAATTCCGGGTCCTGGTCGACCCCATCGCGACCTATACCTACCAGGCGCTGCCCGACCAGCCCACCATCGCCATCGTGCCCGGCCCGCCCGAGCGCTGGCAGGCAGTGCTGCCGACGCTCTGCCGCACGGGCCAGGAGTTTCGCCTCTGCCTCAAGGCCGAGGACGCCTGGGGCAATCCCAGCGATCAGGTAGACGGCCGGCTTGAACTGCGCGCCAGCGGCGCCATCGGCGGCCTGCCCGAAGCCGTGGCATTCGAGCCTGGTCGTTTTGCCCTCGAAATAGGCGGTCTGAGGGCCGAGGCACCCGGCGACTATTCAATCGAGGTTCTGCTTGAGGGCCAAGTCGTTGCCGTCTCGAACCCCTTGCGCATCGTCGAGGTCGCCGAGCGGCTGCCTTATTGGGGCGACATGCATGGCCAGAGCGAGGAAACCATCGGCAGCAACAGTGCGCGGGAATATTTCGCCTTCGCCCGCGACCGCGCTTGTCTTGACGTGGTCGGCCACCAGGGCAACGATTTCCAGGTTACGCCCGAGCTCTGGACCCGGCTCGAGGGGCTTACCGCCGAGTTCAACCAGCCCGGCCGTTTCGTCACCCTGCCGGGCTACGAATGGTCGGGCAACACCGGCCTCGGTGGTGATCGCAACATCTATTTCAGCGGCGAAGGGCAGCAGATCCGGCGCTCATCCCATGCCCTGATCGCCGACAAGAGCGAGCTCGAGACCGATTGCGCCACCGCCGCCGAACTCTTCGCCGCCCTGGTGGCGGACGGCAACGGCGCACTGGCCTTTGCCCATTGCGGCGGGCGCTACGCCGACGTGGCGCTGGCCCACGACGGCCGGGTCGAGCGCTCGATGGAGATCCATTCCTCGTGGGGCAGCTTCGAATGGCTTCTCCAGGACGCGCTCAAGGCGGGCTACCGGGTCGGCATCGTGGCCAACAGCGACGGCCACAAGGGGCGGCCCGGCGCGAGCTATCCCGGAGCCTCGCAGTTCGGCGCCATCGGCGGCCTGACCTGCCTGATGCTGCCCGAGCTGAGCCGAGAGGCGGTGTTCGATTGTCTGCGGGCGCGCCGCCACTACGCCACCACGGGATGTCGCATGCATCTCTCGGTGGCGGCCGAATTCGCCGCGGGCACGCTCTATGACGACGACCCTTTGCTGGGCGAGACGGACAGCCGGCCGGCCACCTCGGCCACCATGGGCGACATCGTGGCCGTGCCCGAGGGCGAGGTGGTGTTGCATGTCGAAGCGCTGGGCTCGGCGCCCATCGAGCGCGTCGAGGTCTTCAACGGCTTTGACCTGGTCGAGACCTTCCGGCCCTATGGGCCCGAAGATCTGGGCGCGCGCATCCGCGTGATCTGGGAGGGCGCCGCCTACCGCGGACGCTTCCGCCAGGTGATCTGGGACGGCCGGGCGAGCTTTGCCGGCAACCGCATCACGGCCAGCCGGCCCATCAATTTCTTCAACCGCGACAAGACGCTGGTCCAGGAGGGAGACGATTGCCTGGCCTGGCAGGCCCTGACGACGGGCAACCGAGGCGGTTTCGATGCCTGGCTGGCCGAGCCCGACGCCGGCACGCTGAAATTGGAAACCAAACCGATCTCGTTCGAGCTGGCGCTTGACGAGATCGGTTACGAGGACCGGGTCTATGCCCTCGACGGGGCCTTGCCCAGGCATGTCCGCGTCTTCCGCCTGCCCGAGCACAACCCGCACCGGGCGGTGCGCTTCGACTGGCGGCTAACGCGTCCCCACGCCGGCGACAATCCGTTGTATGTTCGGGTGACTCAGGAGGACGGGCACCTGGCTTGGTCCAGTCCGATCTACGTCATCCGCTGAAGTCTGGTTCGAGGAGGGCCGGCATGCACGAAAATCCGCTGCGCGCGCTGTGGCGCGACGACAAGACCGCGGTCAACGGCTGGGTCACCATACCCAGCGGTTTCGCCGCCGAGGTGATGGCCCGGCAGGATTGGGATTCGGTGACCGTCGACATGCAGCACGGTCAAATAGGCTACCAGGCCGCCGTCGAATGCCTCACCGCCATCAGTACTACGGATAAGGTGCCACTGGTGCGGGTGCCCTGGAACGAACCCAGCATCATCATGCGTATGCTCGATGCCGGGGCGCTCGGCGTCATCTGTCCCATGGTCAACACGCGCCAGCAGGCCGAGGATCTGGTCTCGGCGTGCCGCTATCCGCCCGACGGCGGGCGCTCCATCGGGCCGGTGCGGCCGCTGCTGACAATGGGCCCGGAATACGTCTCGCGGGCCAATGAGTTGGTGCAGGTGTTCGCCATGATCGAAACCCCCGAGGCCATGGAGAACCTCGACGACATCATGTCGACGCCGGGTCTCGACGGCATCTACATCGGGCCTTCGGATCTCGCCATGGGGCTCGGTTTTCCGCCCGCCTTCGATCCCGAGAACACCACAGTCATGCAGGCCATCGACAGCATCCTCGGCACGGCCGAAAAACACGGCCTGGTACCCGGCATCCACTGCCCCTCGGGCCGCGTGGCCTGGACCATGAGCCGCAACGGATTTCGTTTGGTCAGCGTGGCCAATGACTGGCGCATTCTGAGCACTGCCGTGCAAGGCGAAATCGCTGCCGCCCGCGGCGGGGATTAAGAGGGCGTCGGGGCGCCCATCACGATCAGCGCGTCAGCCACCAGGCAGCCCTGGCCGCGCGGCCCGACCATTAGCGGGTTGACGTCGAGTTCCTCGATCCAGGCCGCCCGGGCGCCGAGCTGCGAAAGCGCCACGATGGCCTCGATCACCGCCTGGATGTCAGAGGGCTCACTGCCGCGGCTGCCCTCGAGCAGCGCGTAGCCCGCCAGATCCTCTAGCATTTCGGCCGCCGTGGCGTGGTCGACGGGGGCGTGGCGTAGCGCCACGTCGCGCATCACCTCGGCCTGGATGCCGCCGAGCCCGCAGAGCACCATGGAGCCGAACACGAGATCGCGCTTGAGGCCGAGGATGAGCTCGAGCCCCGACGCCATCTCCTGCACCAGCACGTTGGCGACGCCGGTGCCGGCCACGATGGTGTCGTAAGCGGCGCGCACGGCGGCTTCATCGGTCAGGCCAAGCTGCACGCCGCCGACCTCGGTCTTGTGCTGGATCTCGGCCGACAACACCTTGAGCGCCACGGGAAAGCCGATCTCGGTGGCCCGGGCCACGGCTTCCTCGGCGCTGGCCGCCACGGCTTCACGGGTGACGGTCAGTCCGTGGCGGGCCAGGAAGGATTTGGCCAAGTCTTCCGTCGCCACGGGCTCAGGCGCGATGGGGGTGAGTTCCAGCGCCGCCGTCTCGTCCAGCCGGGCCAGCAGAGCCGGCCGGCGCTCGGCGTAGTGGGCCAGCGCCGCCACCGCCGCCACCGCCCGGCTGGGGTCCTGGAAGGTGGGGATGCCGGCGGCGTCGAGGATTTCGCCGGCAGCACTGCCGGCGCTCAGCGCCACCATGACGAAGGGTTTTCCGCTCTGGCGTGCGGCCTCGACGGTCCTCTCGGCCATAGTGATGCCGAACTCGCGGGCATAGCCGATCATGTGGGCGAAGAAGACGATGAAGGTGTCGAAATCGCCCTCTGCCAGCATCAAATCGAGAAACTCGCC encodes:
- a CDS encoding aldolase/citrate lyase family protein → MHENPLRALWRDDKTAVNGWVTIPSGFAAEVMARQDWDSVTVDMQHGQIGYQAAVECLTAISTTDKVPLVRVPWNEPSIIMRMLDAGALGVICPMVNTRQQAEDLVSACRYPPDGGRSIGPVRPLLTMGPEYVSRANELVQVFAMIETPEAMENLDDIMSTPGLDGIYIGPSDLAMGLGFPPAFDPENTTVMQAIDSILGTAEKHGLVPGIHCPSGRVAWTMSRNGFRLVSVANDWRILSTAVQGEIAAARGGD
- a CDS encoding DUF3604 domain-containing protein; this translates as MTAEPTEPIAAELLGHATLEPGGRFEAGCHASFSLTYTAGYYGIDDSGSLRICFRFAADHSRPQFDDPQAPGYTTISASNNAVLEYRYDPKGNVRPWDRTVYIKVVHGFLQEGDSITVRFGDQSQGSPGMRLQTFCEETYEFRVLVDPIATYTYQALPDQPTIAIVPGPPERWQAVLPTLCRTGQEFRLCLKAEDAWGNPSDQVDGRLELRASGAIGGLPEAVAFEPGRFALEIGGLRAEAPGDYSIEVLLEGQVVAVSNPLRIVEVAERLPYWGDMHGQSEETIGSNSAREYFAFARDRACLDVVGHQGNDFQVTPELWTRLEGLTAEFNQPGRFVTLPGYEWSGNTGLGGDRNIYFSGEGQQIRRSSHALIADKSELETDCATAAELFAALVADGNGALAFAHCGGRYADVALAHDGRVERSMEIHSSWGSFEWLLQDALKAGYRVGIVANSDGHKGRPGASYPGASQFGAIGGLTCLMLPELSREAVFDCLRARRHYATTGCRMHLSVAAEFAAGTLYDDDPLLGETDSRPATSATMGDIVAVPEGEVVLHVEALGSAPIERVEVFNGFDLVETFRPYGPEDLGARIRVIWEGAAYRGRFRQVIWDGRASFAGNRITASRPINFFNRDKTLVQEGDDCLAWQALTTGNRGGFDAWLAEPDAGTLKLETKPISFELALDEIGYEDRVYALDGALPRHVRVFRLPEHNPHRAVRFDWRLTRPHAGDNPLYVRVTQEDGHLAWSSPIYVIR